From a single Brassica napus cultivar Da-Ae chromosome C9, Da-Ae, whole genome shotgun sequence genomic region:
- the LOC106440668 gene encoding RING-H2 finger protein ATL73-like produces MGRFLLETQASSTISATDANPRTLGGSNSDDKNMSTLDTNMVIILAALLCALICALGLNSVLRCVLRCTRRSTPNEDPTHSNPHANVPKGIKKRDLKRIPVYSYSSELKTKATECLICLGEFVEGEKVRVLPKCNHGFHVKCIDTWLRSHSSCPTCRQPLILHQTLADGFLRDDDGTVAA; encoded by the coding sequence atgGGCAGGTTTTTGCTTGAGACGCAAGCAAGCTCGACAATATCAGCTACTGATGCAAACCCTAGAACTTTAGGAGGCTCTAACAGCGACGACAAGAATATGTCTACCTTGGATACAAACATGGTGATTATCCTAGCGGCTCTTCTATGCGCCTTGATCTGTGCCCTTGGCCTCAATTCGGTCTTGCGATGTGTCTTGCGCTGCACAAGGAGATCCACGCCTAACGAAGATCCAACTCACTCCAACCCACACGCAAACGTACCAAAGGGGATCAAGAAACGGGATTTAAAGCGGATCCCCGTTTATTCATACAGCTCGGAGCTTAAGACGAAAGCCACGGAGTGTTTGATCTGCTTAGGAGAGTTTGTGGAGGGAGAAAAGGTTAGGGTTTTGCCGAAATGTAACCATGGCTTCCACGTGAAGTGCATCGACACTTGGTTGCGGTCGCATTCCTCTTGTCCTACTTGTAGACAACCACTCATTCTACATCAAACTCTGGCCGATGGTTTCCTTCGGGATGATGACGGGACGGTCGCAGCGTAA
- the LOC106440667 gene encoding probable chalcone--flavanone isomerase 3 yields the protein MGTEMVMIHEVPFPPQIITSKPFSLLGQGITDIEIHFLQVKFTAIGVYLDPSDVKTHLDKWKGKTGKDLAGDDDFFDALASGEIEKVIRVVVIKEIKGAQYGVQLENSVRDRLAAEDKYEEEEENELEKVVGFFQSKYFKTHSIITYRFSAKDGICEIGFETEGKEEDKLKVENANVVGMMQKWYLSGSRGVSPSTIVSLADSLSAVLT from the exons TGGGAACAGAGATGGTAATGATTCACGAGGTTCCTTTTCCTCCACAGATCATCACTTCCAAGCCCTTCTCTCTTCTTGGCCAAG gcaTCACTGACATCGAGATCCATTTCCTTCAAGTGAAGTTCACGGCCATAGGAGTTTACTTAGATCCTTCAGATGTTAAAACCCATCTTGACAAATGGAAAGGCAAGACCGGAAAGGATCTTGCCGGTGATGACGACTTCTTCGACGCCCTGGCCTCCG GGGAGATTGAAAAGGTTATAAGAGTGGTGGTGATAAAGGAAATAAAAGGAGCTCAGTACGGTGTGCAGCTAGAGAATTCGGTGAGAGATCGTTTGGCTGCTGAGGATAAgtacgaggaagaagaagaaaacgagcTCGAGAAAGTTGTAGGATTTTTTCAGTCTAAGTACTTCAAGACTCATTCCATCATCACTTACCGTTTCTCAGCCAAAGATGGTATCTGCGAG ATTGGATTTGAGACGGAAGGTAAAGAAGAGGACAAATTGAAAGTAGAGAATGCGAATGTGGTAGGGATGATGCAGAAATGGTACTTGTCTGGAAGTCGAGGAGTTTCACCGTCCACCATCGTCTCCCTCGCCGATTCTCTGTCCGCAGTTTTAACCTAA
- the LOC106444566 gene encoding phenylalanine N-monooxygenase — protein MLDSTSLLAFILGFLILTFTVKRKESKKTVLVTSYTRNLPLPSGPKPWPIIGNLPEILWRNKPVFRWIHSLMGELNTDIACIRLANTHVIPVTSPRIAREILKKQDSIFATRPLTMGTEYSSRGYLTIAVEPQGEQWKKMRRVVASHVTCQKSFRWTLEQRTEEADNLVRYINKLCKGSEGIDVRHVVRQYSGNVARKMLFGVRHFGKGSEDGSGPGFEEIEHVDSLFKVVTHLYAFALSDYVPWLRFLDLEGHEKVVSGAMRNVSKYNDPLVDKRLDLWRNGKMNEPQDFLDMLILAKDTNGKPALSDEEIKAQVTELMLATVDNPSNAVEWAMAEMINEPNIMQKAVEEVDRIVGKDRLVLESDLPNLNYLKACVKEAFRLHPVAPFNLPHMSTADALVDGYFIPKGSHVLISRLGIGRNPNVWDKPLKFDPERHLGDNKNVELNDPDLNIISFSAGRRGCMGSNIGSAMTYMLLARLIQGFTWSSMPGEDKVDISESKTDLFMAKPLHAVGTPRLAPHVYSI, from the exons ATGCTCGACTCCACCTCATTGCTTGCGTTTATTCTAGGTTTTCTCATCCTTACATTCACAGTGAAGCGTAAGGAATCGAAGAAAACCGTGTTGGTGACTTCATACACAAGAAACCTCCCTCTCCCTTCCGGACCAAAACCCTGGCCTATAATTGGAAACCTACCGGAAATACTATGGAGGAACAAACCGGTGTTTCGTTGGATACATTCTCTCATGGGAGAACTCAACACTGATATTGCATGTATCCGTCTCGCCAATACTCACGTGATTCCCGTGACATCCCCGCGGATTGCACGGGAGATTCTGAAGAAGCAAGACTCCATTTTCGCCACCAGACCGCTAACTATGGGCACGGAGTACAGCAGCCGCGGGTACTTAACCATTGCCGTAGAGCCACAAGGCGAACAGTGGAAGAAGATGAGGAGAGTGGTGGCATCTCACGTGACGTGTCAGAAGAGCTTCAGATGGACGCTCGAGCAGAGAACCGAAGAGGCCGATAACCTCGTACGGTACATCAATAAACTTTGTAAGGGTTCTGAGGGTATTGATGTTAGGCATGTGGTGCGGCAATACAGCGGTAATGTAGCTCGGAAGATGTTGTTTGGTGTAAGGCATTTTGGCAAAGGAAGTGAAGATGGATCTGGACCGGGGTTCGAGGAGATTGAACATGTTGATTCTTTGTTTAAGGTTGTAACACATCTTTACGCCTTTGCATTGTCGGATTATGTCCCGTGGCTAAGGTTCTTGGACTTGGAAGGCCACGAGAAGGTCGTGAGTGGTGCAATGAGGAATGTAAGTAAGTACAACGATCCTTTGGTCGACAAAAGACTCGACCTATGGCGTAATGGGAAGATGAACGAGCCTCAAGATTTTCTCGACATGCTTATATTGGCAAAGGACACCAACGGGAAACCTGCTCTGTCGGACGAAGAGATCAAAGCACAAGTGACG GAACTAATGTTGGCGACAGTGGATAATCCGTCGAATGCGGTAGAATGGGCCATGGCGGAGATGATTAACGAACCGAACATCATGCAGAAAGCCGTGGAGGAGGTCGATAGGATAGTTGGAAAGGACCGCTTGGTCCTTGAATCCGACCTCCCAAATCTCAACTATTTGAAGGCTTGTGTGAAAGAGGCGTTCCGGTTACACCCAGTGGCACCGTTCAACCTCCCACACATGTCGACCGCCGATGCATTGGTGGACGGTTACTTCATTCCCAAGGGAAGTCACGTGCTGATCAGTCGTTTAGGGATCGGGAGAAACCCTAACGTGTGGGATAAGCCGCTTAAGTTCGACCCTGAGAGACATTTGGGCGATAACAAAAACGTCGAGCTGAACGATCCAGATCTCAATATAATATCATTTAGTGCAGGGAGAAGAGGGTGCATGGGTTCGAATATTGGGTCGGCCATGACGTACATGCTACTGGCTCGGTTGATTCAAGGGTTCACGTGGTCATCAATGCCTGGTGAGGATAAAGTGGACATTTCTGAAAGTAAGACTGACCTTTTCATGGCAAAACCTTTACACGCAGTTGGAACACCTCGTCTGGCTCCACACGTTTACTCTATCTAA
- the BNAC09G50070D gene encoding uncharacterized protein BNAC09G50070D produces MAYAKIGYGGTYLVHRGILESDNNARSLPSSFPINRDGTRRINVGTISASVAEAVSEIEKQRGGKRSGGRDRREVEVTREKLDRWMKESVTEIVKNLSEAPLLVHMYAGDEEKGTVVVMKAEEWAAVKERWERGEAEMPDGMIFVEQLGVGEEESCGCGFEGDDGTRAWGLVVQGKGVECGPVCYLLKTTRVGSGSGLSMQCTHFCLAKVSSFRETSESQLRNCWLVGN; encoded by the coding sequence ATGGCCTATGCAAAAATAGGTTACGGTGGTACTTATCTAGTGCACCGTGGCATATTGGAGTCCGATAACAATGCGAGATCCCTTCCATCGTCGTTTCCGATCAACCGCGATGGTACTCGCCGTATCAACGTCGGAACGATCTCGGCGTCTGTGGCGGAGGCGGTATCGGAGATAGAGAAACAGAGAGGAGGAAAAAGAAGCGGAGGGAGAGATCGTAGAGAGGTGGAGGTGACGCGCGAGAAGCTGGACAGGTGGATGAAGGAATCGGTGACGGAGATCGTGAAGAATTTAAGTGAAGCGCCTTTGTTAGTCCATATGTACGCCGGTGATGAGGAGAAGGGGACGGTGGTGGTGATGAAAGCGGAGGAGTGGGCGGCGGTGAAGGAGAGATGGGAGAGAGGAGAGGCGGAGATGCCGGATGGAATGATATTCGTGGAGCAGCTAGGAGTGGGGGAGGAGGAGAGCTGCGGTTGTGGCTTTGAAGGTGACGATGGCACGCGTGCATGGGGGTTGGTGGTGCAGGGGAAAGGAGTTGAGTGTGGGCCGGTTTGCTATTTGCTAAAGACTACACGGGTCGGGTCAGGGTCAGGTCTGAGCATGCAGTGTACCCATTTCTGCTTAGCTAAGGTGTCGAGTTTTAGGGAGACGAGTGAGTCTCAGCTTAGAAATTGTTGGCTCGTTGGAAATTAA
- the LOC106440664 gene encoding uncharacterized protein LOC106440664 isoform X2, translating into MGEHDGASGGFSSIPRSDLKIGGNELDEKQKLSQFGRVDTFRNSGNTGHAPKDTEKSRVCKVSQSFVKEGASSDVLGPEVKPSSVKIDLKTGDLVKRIDVGCVAQKRSELSSVSSCLNDDLSTVCSSRRSDKPGSTDAYSECGSSSAPVEANDPMKLWKAMKENGFLSNPHGATSSSCVVSSSHGGIPAPRKRGRKSKTNNDAAMVKKRKMEIARKEEVDNRFARLAAPSGLLNELNPGIINHVRNKKQVLSIIQSIVKSDKDSGRNYHHHSTRLNNTTAADDVNTGGSTRSDFSQGFKYGMPEDNYYEEKCADGEEHSKFSENASSLSSEDAASLNRDSVLTVKVASQWLELLHQDIKCRVSALRRSKKRVRAVVTTELPFLISKEFPADQENDPSVLVNGASRASTVDNHKNRWMALFKQLEQTLSEEERQLESWLNKVRELQSHCDQGLQHLSFSSGQNFLQLGMPLYSRAADALISDKDLAVRAAAASIYSTSNFLASEENITCT; encoded by the exons ATGGGTGAACACGACGGTGCTTCTGGTGGGTTTTCGTCTATTCCCAGATCCGACTTAAAG ATCGGTGGCAATGAATTGGATGAGAAACAGAAGCTGAGTCAATTTGGACGTGTTGACACATTTAGAAATTCAG GTAACACTGGTCATGCTCCTAAAGACACTGAAAAGTCTCGAGTTTGCAAAGTTTCTCAGAGTTTTGTTAAAGAAGGAGCGAGTAGTGACGTGTTGGGTCCAGAGGTCAAGCCTTCTTCGGTTAAGATTGATCTCAAGACAGGAGATTTGGTCAAGAGAATTGATGTTGGATGCGTGGCACAGAAAAGAAGCGAGTTATCATCGGTTTCAAGCTGCTTGAATGATGATTTATCTACGGTTTGCTCCTCCAGGAGAAGCGATAAGCCTGGTTCTACTGATGCTTACTCAGAGTGTGGGAGTTCTAGTGCCCCTGTTGAGGCAAATGATCCGATGAAGCTGTGGAAAGCGATGAAAGAAAACGGGTTTCTGTCTAACCCGCACGGTGCGACGTCAAGCAGCTGCGTCGTCTCATCTTCTCACGGAGGGATACCTGCTCCGAGGAAACGTGGTCGCAAAAGCAAGACTAATAATGACGCTGCGATGGTtaagaagaggaagatggaGATTGCAAGGAAGGAAGAAGTTGACAACAGGTTTGCTAGGCTAGCTGCACCTAGTGGACTGCTCAATGAACTGAACCCTGGGATTATAAACCACGTTAGGAACAAGAAGCAAGTGCTTTCCATCATCCAAAGCATTGTCAAGTCTGATAAAGACTCTGGAAGAAACTATCACCACCACTCAACGAGGCTTAACAATACTACGGCTGCGGATGATGTGAACACTGGTGGTTCCACTAGATCTGATTTTAGCCAAGGATTCAAGTATGGCATGCCAGAAGACAACTACTACGAGGAGAAATGCGCAGATGGTGAAGAACACAGCAAGTTCTCTGAAAATGCCAGTTCCTTGTCTAGCGAGGACGCAGCGAGTTTGAACCGTGATAGTGTTCTCACTGTCAAAG TGGCGTCTCAGTGGTTGGAACTGCTTCATCAGGACATCAAATGCCGTGTATCAG cTCTTCGCCGAAGCAAGAAGAGGGTTCGAGCAGTTGTGACGACAGAGCTACCTTTCTTAATAAGTAAAGAGTTCCCAGCTGATCAGGAGAATGATCCAAGTGTACTCGTCAATGGAGCTTCAAGGGCTTCAACGGTGGATAACCACAAGAACAGATGGATGGCGCTGTTTAAACAACTCGAGCAAACGCTATCTGAAGAAGAGAGACAATTG GAGAGCTGGTTAAATAAAGTGAGAGAGCTGCAATCACATTGCGACCAAGGTTTGCAACACTTGAGTTTTAGTTCTGGTCAGAACTTCTTACAGTTAGGAATGCCATTGTACTCTAG AGCTGCGGATGCACTGATCTCAGATAAGGATTTAGCCGTTAGAGCAGCCGCAGCCTCCATATATTCGACCAGCAATTTTCTTGCATCAGAGGAGAACATAACCTGTACCTGA
- the LOC106440664 gene encoding uncharacterized protein LOC106440664 isoform X1 has translation MGEHDGASGGFSSIPRSDLKIGGNELDEKQKLSQFGRVDTFRNSGNTGHAPKDTEKSRVCKVSQSFVKEGASSDVLGPEVKPSSVKIDLKTGDLVKRIDVGCVAQKRSELSSVSSCLNDDLSTVCSSRRSDKPGSTDAYSECGSSSAPVEANDPMKLWKAMKENGFLSNPHGATSSSCVVSSSHGGIPAPRKRGRKSKTNNDAAMVKKRKMEIARKEEVDNRFARLAAPSGLLNELNPGIINHVRNKKQVLSIIQSIVKSDKDSGRNYHHHSTRLNNTTAADDVNTGGSTRSDFSQGFKYGMPEDNYYEEKCADGEEHSKFSENASSLSSEDAASLNRDSVLTVKAATVASQWLELLHQDIKCRVSALRRSKKRVRAVVTTELPFLISKEFPADQENDPSVLVNGASRASTVDNHKNRWMALFKQLEQTLSEEERQLESWLNKVRELQSHCDQGLQHLSFSSGQNFLQLGMPLYSRAADALISDKDLAVRAAAASIYSTSNFLASEENITCT, from the exons ATGGGTGAACACGACGGTGCTTCTGGTGGGTTTTCGTCTATTCCCAGATCCGACTTAAAG ATCGGTGGCAATGAATTGGATGAGAAACAGAAGCTGAGTCAATTTGGACGTGTTGACACATTTAGAAATTCAG GTAACACTGGTCATGCTCCTAAAGACACTGAAAAGTCTCGAGTTTGCAAAGTTTCTCAGAGTTTTGTTAAAGAAGGAGCGAGTAGTGACGTGTTGGGTCCAGAGGTCAAGCCTTCTTCGGTTAAGATTGATCTCAAGACAGGAGATTTGGTCAAGAGAATTGATGTTGGATGCGTGGCACAGAAAAGAAGCGAGTTATCATCGGTTTCAAGCTGCTTGAATGATGATTTATCTACGGTTTGCTCCTCCAGGAGAAGCGATAAGCCTGGTTCTACTGATGCTTACTCAGAGTGTGGGAGTTCTAGTGCCCCTGTTGAGGCAAATGATCCGATGAAGCTGTGGAAAGCGATGAAAGAAAACGGGTTTCTGTCTAACCCGCACGGTGCGACGTCAAGCAGCTGCGTCGTCTCATCTTCTCACGGAGGGATACCTGCTCCGAGGAAACGTGGTCGCAAAAGCAAGACTAATAATGACGCTGCGATGGTtaagaagaggaagatggaGATTGCAAGGAAGGAAGAAGTTGACAACAGGTTTGCTAGGCTAGCTGCACCTAGTGGACTGCTCAATGAACTGAACCCTGGGATTATAAACCACGTTAGGAACAAGAAGCAAGTGCTTTCCATCATCCAAAGCATTGTCAAGTCTGATAAAGACTCTGGAAGAAACTATCACCACCACTCAACGAGGCTTAACAATACTACGGCTGCGGATGATGTGAACACTGGTGGTTCCACTAGATCTGATTTTAGCCAAGGATTCAAGTATGGCATGCCAGAAGACAACTACTACGAGGAGAAATGCGCAGATGGTGAAGAACACAGCAAGTTCTCTGAAAATGCCAGTTCCTTGTCTAGCGAGGACGCAGCGAGTTTGAACCGTGATAGTGTTCTCACTGTCAAAG CGGCTACAGTGGCGTCTCAGTGGTTGGAACTGCTTCATCAGGACATCAAATGCCGTGTATCAG cTCTTCGCCGAAGCAAGAAGAGGGTTCGAGCAGTTGTGACGACAGAGCTACCTTTCTTAATAAGTAAAGAGTTCCCAGCTGATCAGGAGAATGATCCAAGTGTACTCGTCAATGGAGCTTCAAGGGCTTCAACGGTGGATAACCACAAGAACAGATGGATGGCGCTGTTTAAACAACTCGAGCAAACGCTATCTGAAGAAGAGAGACAATTG GAGAGCTGGTTAAATAAAGTGAGAGAGCTGCAATCACATTGCGACCAAGGTTTGCAACACTTGAGTTTTAGTTCTGGTCAGAACTTCTTACAGTTAGGAATGCCATTGTACTCTAG AGCTGCGGATGCACTGATCTCAGATAAGGATTTAGCCGTTAGAGCAGCCGCAGCCTCCATATATTCGACCAGCAATTTTCTTGCATCAGAGGAGAACATAACCTGTACCTGA